The Pseudomonadota bacterium genome includes the window ACATCCGATATAAAGGCGATAAGACCTTTTACTGATGTGGTAATGCTGACTATTCACGAGAATGGCGCATACCGGGAAGCTGCGGAAAAAGCAGGTGCAAGCGCATATGTTGCAAAACGGGAATTATATGATGAACTTATACCTGTGTTAAATAATTTGCTGTTGAATCAAAACCAAAACAGGTTAGAACGATGAGAAGAAACTCTGCATTTGTT containing:
- a CDS encoding response regulator; its protein translation is MTILIVEDHLNMSRMIKEWLEEEFSQFEFVLASNAMEAISFCRNVSPRLVIMDVNLPDISGIDATSDIKAIRPFTDVVMLTIHENGAYREAAEKAGASAYVAKRELYDELIPVLNNLLLNQNQNRLER